Proteins encoded together in one Vigna angularis cultivar LongXiaoDou No.4 chromosome 5, ASM1680809v1, whole genome shotgun sequence window:
- the LOC108340079 gene encoding uncharacterized protein LOC108340079, producing the protein MDNKNNINTSPSGDSFSFRSTPTPESDFEFGSLTPDSPSAEPFATSPADHLFLNGRLQPHLFPLPTSRTSSTRDSLLSSLSNSTNSSCSSARTSSSDSAERKSFHNKLKGAAFMSKTPSHYPPYGCSQRWQYITPMPALNREGSLRRRTDKNQDKGKGTMRNNNKEKKNNNKNKNKKKKKSKKENKGVRLRFGRRILRWFVMACRECHAMEPSKRCNKDI; encoded by the coding sequence ATGgacaacaaaaacaacatcaacacATCCCCCTCCGGCGACTCCTTCTCCTTCCGGAGCACGCCGACGCCGGAGTCGGACTTTGAGTTCGGGTCCCTCACGCCGGACTCACCCTCCGCCGAGCCTTTCGCCACCTCTCCGGCCGACCACCTCTTTCTCAATGGCCGTCTCCAGCCCCACCTTTTCCCCCTCCCTACCAGCCGCACCAGCAGCACTAGAGACTCCCTTCTCTCTTCACTGAGCAACAGCACCAACAGCAGCTGTAGCAGCGCCAGAACCAGCTCCAGCGATAGCGCTGAGCGAAAATCCTTCCACAACAAGCTCAAAGGTGCTGCATTTATGTCAAAAACTCCCTCCCACTATCCACCATATGGGTGTTCACAAAGGTGGCAGTATATAACTCCCATGCCAGCGTTGAACCGTGAAGGCTCCTTGAGAAGAAGAACCGACAAAAACCAAGACAAGGGCAAAGGGACCATGAGGAACAACAACaaggagaagaagaataataacaaaaataagaataagaagaagaagaagagtaagAAGGAGAATAAAGGGGTGAGGTTGAGATTTGGGAGGAGGATTCTACGGTGGTTTGTGATGGCTTGTAGAGAATGCCACGCCATGGAACCGTCCAAGCGTTGTAACAAAGACATTTGA